In [Leptolyngbya] sp. PCC 7376, a genomic segment contains:
- a CDS encoding TrkH family potassium uptake protein, which produces MTIARTICLGFLGAILLGTLLLMLPLSMASGSWNDPLVALFTSTSAVCVTGLSVVDTGTAFSTFGQCVILFLIQIGGLGYMTLSTFLMLLIGRRFDLAQKFAIKESFDQPYNQGTRTLIRSIIATTLIGELTGIFLLYIRFSQDFGAASGLWMSIFHSISAWNNAGFSLFSDSLVGYHNSWIINLVIPALVIFGGIGYEVIIEFYLWLQHRRKGKLRRFNFSLNFIVVTRTTLWLLGIGTIAFLFVEWNNLSTLAPMASFSDKAIAAWFQSMTTRTAGFNSIDIGNMTTAGLFITMGLMFIGASPSGTGGGVKTTTMSILANCTLSVLRGHNTVTIHQREISQTIIFKAIAVVFGSATVITLVTAIISVSNPNLELIDVLFEVISAFATVGLSTGITASLSGIGKIAIIGTMYCGRVGVLLLMSAILGEATPQRISYPEENLLVG; this is translated from the coding sequence ATGACGATCGCCAGAACAATTTGCCTAGGATTTTTAGGCGCGATTTTACTCGGAACCTTGCTCCTGATGTTGCCACTTTCCATGGCGTCAGGGTCATGGAATGATCCATTGGTTGCGTTGTTCACCTCCACCTCGGCAGTCTGTGTAACGGGTTTAAGCGTGGTGGATACAGGCACTGCGTTCTCGACTTTTGGGCAATGCGTGATTTTATTTCTGATTCAGATTGGTGGTCTGGGCTATATGACCTTGTCCACTTTTTTGATGCTGTTAATCGGTCGACGCTTTGACCTGGCTCAAAAATTTGCGATCAAAGAATCTTTTGACCAGCCCTATAACCAAGGCACTCGCACCCTAATTCGTTCGATCATTGCGACGACGCTGATTGGTGAACTGACCGGGATTTTTCTGCTATATATTCGATTCAGTCAAGATTTTGGCGCAGCATCGGGTCTCTGGATGTCGATTTTCCATAGCATTAGCGCCTGGAATAATGCGGGTTTTAGCCTGTTTAGCGATAGTTTGGTTGGTTACCACAATTCGTGGATTATTAATCTCGTTATCCCTGCCCTCGTAATCTTTGGCGGGATTGGTTATGAGGTGATTATCGAGTTTTATTTATGGTTGCAGCATCGTCGAAAAGGGAAACTTCGCCGCTTTAATTTTTCGCTGAATTTCATTGTAGTAACGCGTACAACGTTGTGGTTATTGGGTATTGGCACGATCGCCTTTTTGTTTGTGGAGTGGAATAATCTCAGTACCCTTGCACCGATGGCGAGTTTCAGTGATAAGGCGATCGCCGCATGGTTTCAGTCGATGACAACCCGGACTGCTGGATTTAATAGCATCGATATCGGCAATATGACCACTGCTGGGCTTTTTATCACAATGGGTTTAATGTTTATTGGGGCAAGCCCTAGTGGTACTGGCGGCGGCGTCAAAACCACAACGATGAGTATCTTGGCTAACTGCACATTATCCGTTTTGCGGGGTCATAATACGGTCACTATTCACCAGCGGGAAATTTCTCAAACGATTATTTTTAAGGCGATCGCCGTCGTGTTTGGTTCAGCCACTGTGATTACCCTAGTTACCGCAATTATTTCTGTCAGCAACCCCAACCTCGAGTTGATTGATGTTTTATTTGAAGTGATTTCAGCCTTTGCGACAGTGGGCCTCTCAACGGGTATTACAGCAAGCCTATCGGGGATTGGCAAAATTGCGATTATTGGCACAATGTATTGCGGAAGAGTCGGTGTATTACTGCTAATGTCGGCAATATTAGGTGAAGCTACACCCCAGCGCATTAGCTACCCTGAAGAAAATTTGCTTGTGGGATAA
- a CDS encoding glycosyltransferase codes for MRPLYFLVPGVSEKFSSGGLFAEINAYELAAKLQTAHLVTYREQSADHLFLPEVLEKTEPNSAIFVISWGFDIPHLIKTLRSHHVIYHAHSTGYNFKIPSSIPILTVSRNSMGYWGDKAPNNLIFHLPNQIAPIFNNRNLERDIDVLVQKRKTSSYVLNQLIPELQKSCRVKVLDHFVPDLSEVFNRSKIYIYDSAEYWGNNAVSEGFGLPPLEAIACGCEIFSSVNGALADYLDPGFNCKKISTYNVKYDGDRILKALENFSVSSENSDLVNHYREAAIVPRLETILKEVNHFFDYKEISPPTITTHRKNQFLIQLKLELRKLRAKFRT; via the coding sequence ATGCGCCCACTTTATTTTCTTGTCCCCGGAGTTAGTGAAAAATTTTCGAGCGGTGGCCTCTTCGCCGAAATTAATGCCTATGAGCTCGCCGCAAAACTCCAAACAGCGCATTTAGTCACCTACCGCGAACAATCGGCAGATCATCTTTTTCTTCCTGAAGTACTCGAAAAAACAGAGCCAAATTCTGCCATTTTTGTGATCAGTTGGGGTTTTGATATTCCCCATCTCATCAAAACTTTGCGATCGCACCACGTTATTTACCATGCCCATAGCACGGGTTATAACTTTAAAATTCCAAGCTCAATTCCGATTTTGACCGTGAGTCGCAACTCGATGGGCTATTGGGGAGATAAAGCGCCGAATAATCTGATTTTTCATTTGCCGAATCAAATTGCGCCGATTTTCAATAATCGCAATCTAGAACGGGATATAGATGTGCTGGTACAAAAGCGTAAGACTTCTAGTTATGTTCTGAATCAACTGATTCCTGAACTCCAAAAATCCTGTCGCGTCAAAGTCCTCGATCATTTCGTCCCAGACCTCAGCGAAGTCTTTAATCGTTCCAAAATTTATATTTACGACTCCGCTGAATATTGGGGAAATAATGCTGTCAGTGAAGGGTTTGGTCTCCCGCCCCTAGAGGCGATCGCCTGCGGATGTGAAATCTTTTCCAGTGTGAATGGCGCATTAGCCGATTATCTTGACCCCGGTTTTAATTGCAAAAAAATCAGCACCTATAACGTTAAATATGACGGCGATCGCATCCTCAAAGCGCTCGAAAACTTTTCTGTTTCCTCTGAGAATAGCGACCTCGTCAACCATTACCGCGAAGCCGCTATTGTGCCGCGACTCGAAACAATCCTCAAGGAAGTCAATCACTTCTTTGATTACAAAGAAATTTCCCCACCAACAATTACCACCCATCGCAAAAATCAGTTCCTGATTCAGCTCAAACTCGAACTTCGTAAACTCCGCGCCAAATTTCGGACTTAA
- a CDS encoding ABC transporter ATP-binding protein, whose protein sequence is MNTHETSLLSVQDLGIAYPPRGQAKILQWAVDGVSFAVGHGDRLGLVGESGCGKSTIGRALLQLLPRGSQIRGESTFQEKPILNLTGEALRHYRGEVMGLIFQDPMTRLDPLMTIGNHCLETLRCHSPELNKKEAKQRALETLEAVRIPANRWDQYPHEFSGGMRQRVAIALALLLDPKLIIADEPTTSLDVTVANEILQELTRLCAERDMGLLLISHDLAMVAEYCTEIAVMHEGKIVEMGGVQKIFKTPDHPYTQSLLEAALHLHSDKELNAEIETQPLLSLENLEQHYILESNFFQQFITGEKTQVIKAVDGINLDIYEGEILGLVGESGCGKSTLSRTILQLVPPTGGKVMFEGKELNRLSVAEMRPERRHLQMIFQDPHASLNPLMTVGENIGDPLQIHGLAEGDEIKEQVMLMLEKVGLTPTEDYYSRFPRQLSGGQQQRVGIARALITRPRLIICDEPVSMLDASIQAQVLELMQNLKDEFNLTYLFITHDLWVAKFLCDRIAVMNQGKIVELGNTEDLFKNPQHPYTQKLLGAAPLLQNI, encoded by the coding sequence ATGAACACTCACGAAACATCCCTACTCTCGGTTCAAGATCTTGGGATTGCCTATCCACCAAGAGGTCAAGCGAAGATTTTGCAATGGGCTGTTGATGGTGTTTCTTTTGCTGTGGGACATGGCGATCGCCTTGGCTTAGTAGGAGAATCCGGCTGCGGTAAATCGACCATTGGGCGGGCACTTTTACAACTGCTACCGAGGGGGTCTCAAATTCGTGGTGAATCAACGTTTCAAGAGAAACCAATTCTCAATCTGACTGGCGAAGCGCTCCGGCATTATCGCGGTGAAGTGATGGGTTTGATTTTCCAAGACCCGATGACTCGCCTTGATCCGTTGATGACTATTGGCAATCATTGCCTCGAAACTCTGCGCTGTCATAGCCCCGAACTGAATAAGAAGGAAGCAAAGCAAAGAGCTCTCGAAACGTTAGAAGCCGTCAGAATTCCGGCAAACCGTTGGGATCAATATCCCCATGAATTTAGTGGTGGTATGCGACAACGGGTGGCGATCGCCTTAGCTTTACTCCTCGATCCGAAGCTGATTATTGCCGACGAACCGACAACCAGTCTTGATGTCACTGTCGCCAACGAGATTTTGCAAGAATTAACCAGACTCTGTGCTGAGCGAGATATGGGGCTGCTGCTGATTTCCCATGACCTTGCGATGGTGGCAGAATATTGCACCGAAATTGCTGTGATGCATGAAGGCAAAATTGTTGAAATGGGCGGTGTTCAAAAGATTTTCAAAACGCCAGACCATCCCTATACCCAATCTCTTCTCGAAGCAGCGCTCCATCTCCATAGTGACAAAGAATTAAATGCTGAAATCGAAACTCAGCCTCTGCTCTCCCTAGAAAATTTAGAACAGCACTATATTCTTGAAAGCAACTTTTTCCAGCAATTTATTACTGGTGAAAAGACCCAAGTGATTAAAGCCGTTGACGGTATTAATCTCGATATTTATGAAGGCGAAATTCTCGGTTTAGTCGGTGAATCCGGTTGCGGTAAAAGCACCCTTTCCCGCACGATTCTGCAACTTGTCCCTCCCACAGGCGGCAAAGTGATGTTCGAAGGAAAGGAATTAAATCGGTTGTCTGTCGCGGAAATGCGTCCCGAACGTCGTCACCTCCAGATGATTTTCCAAGATCCCCATGCCTCTCTCAATCCCTTGATGACTGTTGGCGAAAATATTGGCGACCCACTCCAAATTCATGGTTTAGCTGAAGGCGATGAGATTAAAGAACAAGTAATGCTAATGCTCGAAAAGGTTGGTTTAACGCCAACTGAAGATTACTATTCGCGTTTTCCACGGCAACTTTCCGGTGGGCAACAGCAACGAGTGGGCATTGCCAGAGCGTTAATTACCCGTCCCCGCCTCATAATCTGTGATGAACCAGTTAGTATGCTCGATGCAAGTATTCAGGCGCAGGTTCTGGAGTTAATGCAGAATCTCAAAGACGAATTTAATTTGACCTATTTATTTATTACCCATGATCTGTGGGTCGCGAAATTTTTATGCGATCGCATTGCAGTGATGAATCAGGGCAAAATCGTTGAACTTGGCAACACTGAAGATCTATTTAAAAATCCGCAGCATCCCTACACTCAGAAACTACTCGGAGCAGCGCCACTCCTCCAAAATATTTAG